The proteins below come from a single Bombus pyrosoma isolate SC7728 linkage group LG10, ASM1482585v1, whole genome shotgun sequence genomic window:
- the LOC122571296 gene encoding ras-related GTP-binding protein A, which yields MKKKVLLMGKSGSGKTSMRSIIFANYIARDTRRLGATIDVEHSHVRFLGNLVLNLWDCGGQEAFMENYFASQRDNIFRNVEVLIYVFDVESRELDKDMHYYQSCLEAILQNSPEAKIFCLVHKMDLVQEDQRDLIFREREEDLKRLSLPLECTCFRTSIWDETLYRAWSSIVYMLIPNVKELEQSLKQFTNIIDADEVLLFERATFLVISYCQRQHHRDIHRFEKVSNIIKQFKLSCSKLAAQFQSMEVRNTNFAAFIDVFTSNTYVMVIMSDPAIPSAATLINIRNARKHFEKLERASQSSALSR from the exons atgaagaagaag GTTCTGTTGATGGGTAAGAGCGGTTCAGGAAAGACTAGTATGCGCAGCATAATTTTTGCCAATTATATTGCTCGTGATACACGTCGTCTGGGAGCAACAA TTGATGTAGAACATAGTCATGTTCGATTCCTTGGTAATTTGGTGTTAAATCTTTGGGATTGCGGTGGTCAAGAAGCGttcatggaaaattattttgcatcACAACGTGACAATATATTTAGGAACGTAGAGGTTTTGATCTATGTTTTTGACGTAGAATCCAGAGAACTAGATAAAGACATGCATTATTATCAAAGTTGCTTAGAAgcaatattacaaaatagtCCAGAAGCAAAGATATTCTGTTTAGTACATAAGATGGATTTAGTACAAGAGGATCAACGAGATTTGATAtttagagaaagagaagaagatcTGAAAAGACTTAGCTTGCCGCTTGAATGTACTTGTTTTAGAACTAGCATATGGGATGAAACATTATATAG GGCATGGTCATCAATCGTATATATGTTGATTCCAAATGTGAAAGAGCTTGAACAGAGTTTgaaacaatttacaaatattattgatGCCGATGAAGTACTCTTATTTGAAAGGGCAACATTTTTAGTAATTAGTTATTGTCAAAGGCAACATCATAGAGATATACATCGATTTGAAAAagtttctaatataataaaacagttCAAACTTAGTTGCAG cAAACTAGCGGCACAATTTCAAAGTATGGAAgttagaaatacaaattttgcaGCTTTTATCGATGTGTTTACatcaaatacatatgtaatggTTATTATGTCGGACCCTGCCATCC CATCAGCAGCAACATTAATCAATATACGTAATGCACGAAAACATTTTGAGAAATTAGAGCGTGCTAGTCAGAGTTCGGCATTAAGTAGATAG